The following proteins are co-located in the Purpureocillium takamizusanense chromosome 10, complete sequence genome:
- a CDS encoding uncharacterized protein (TransMembrane:10 (i50-68o98-117i124-144o150-172i184-205o217-240i290-312o332-350i362-384o390-410i)~SMCOG1106:major facilitator transporter~EggNog:ENOG503P01B~antiSMASH:Cluster_10.2~COG:G), which yields MMASQAKTAVAPPKHPMPSSSSCCASKGRPPVRRWFHWHEPGTTKEEKWLLFKLDLFILTYTCLTFFVKYLDQTNVTNAYISGMKEDLDMRGNELNWLSTYFNIGIIIGSPFTATALTVIHPRFWLPACTVTWSVMVLCMYKATNVKTLYILRFFCGLAESGVLPGAWYIIGSWYRKSEIARRTALFYFSSIGGLMLSGYIQAGLYHNMNNRLGLAAWRWLFILDFVISIPIAVLGFCVCPDEPKSKRIWWMTESERQRCIERLAEEGRDAEPVRWSWAKFGQLFKCWQLYGFCIAWGTYELNCAVNLQRWMGLWLKSLKENGHPKYSIEEINALPTVIGCLQLIWMLLGSFTADWLQKTSVVIAALAGVQMIGYIIFCVWPASDSAIMAAFYVSSAYGAIGPLMGSWLNSCSGGDKILRALSSSLMSSVGL from the exons ATGATGGCTTCGCAGGCAAAGACAGCTGTCGCACCACCCAAGCacccgatgccgtcgtcatcgtcgtgctGTGCTTCCAAGGGCCGCCCTCCCGTCCGGCGCTGGTTCCACTGGCACGAACCAGGCACCACCAAAGAAGAGAAGTGGCTTCTGTTTAAGCTGGACCTTTTTATACTTACGTACACGTGCCTG ACCTTTTTCGTCAAATACCTCGACCAGACAAATGTCACAAATGCTTACATTTCGGGGATGAAGGAAGACCTTGATATGA GGGGCAACGAGCTCAATTGGCTTTCCACCTACTTCAacatcggcatcatcatcggaAGCCCGTTTACGGCTACAGCACTCACGGTGATACACCCCCGGTtctggctgcctgcctgcaccgTAACTTGGTCGGTCATGGTGCTATGCATGTACAAGGCGACGAATGTGAAGACGCTCTACATCCTACG CTTCTTTTGCGGCCTGGCCGAGTCAGGAGTCTTGCCCGGAGCGTGGTACATT ATTGGAAGCTGGTACCGTAAATCCGAGATTGCGCGCCGAACCGCTCTCTTTTACTTCTCGTCCATTGGCGGCCTTATGCTTTCCGGTTACATCCAGGCCGGGCT ATACCACAATATGAATAACCGactcggcctcgctgcctGGCGATGGCTCTTCATCTTAGACTTTGTGATCAGCATTCCCATTGCGGTGCTGGGCTTCTGTGTCTGCCCAG ACGAGCCCAAATCGAAGCGGATTTGGTGGATGACGGAGAGTGAGAGGCAGCGATGCATTGAGCGACTGGCAGAGGAAGGTCGCGACGCGGAGCCGGTGCGTTGGAGCTGGGCGAAATTCGGCCAGCTGTTCAAGTGCTGGCAGCTGTACGGCTTTTGTATTGCCTGGGG GACGTATGAACTAAACTGCGCTGTCAACTTGCAACGGTGGATGGGACTGTGGCTCAAAAGCCTAAAGGAAAACGGACATCCCAAGTACAGTATCGAGGAGATCAATGCCCTACCCACGGTCATCGGCTGCTTG CAACTCATTTGGATGCTACTCGGCTCCTTCACGGCGGACTGGCTGCAAAAGACCTCCGTCGTCattgccgccctcgctggAGTGCAGATGATCGGGTACATCATCTTCTGCGTCTGGCCGGCAAGCGATTcagccatcatggccgccttCTACGTTTCCAGTGCCTACGGCGCCATCGGTCCGTTGATGGGCTCGTGGCTCAACTCTTGTTCCGGAGGTGACAAGATTTTGCGGGCGCTTTCATCGTCTTTGATGTCTTCTGTTGGGTTGTAA
- a CDS encoding uncharacterized protein (COG:S~antiSMASH:Cluster_10.2~EggNog:ENOG503P3FX) encodes MEAGKKYLCLHILGFKKSTVSYAEYRDYMVNVHAPLVRDLLVKYGIVEWSMTHPDENSPEMFDKIRDGLFSNMAPFDVCVSIVMPDIETFVRFKTDPFFQVDVEPDHGKFADLRRSQMFVGWFTPLIKDGKVVVPLLGT; translated from the exons ATGGAGGCCGGCAAGAAGTATCTTTGTCTCCACATCCTCGGCTTCAAGAAGTCGACCGTCTCGTACGCGGAGTATCGTGACTACATGGTCAACGTTCATGCGCCATTGGTCCGCGACCTCCTGGTCAAGTACGGCATCGTGGAGTGGTCAATG ACGCATCCGGATGAGAACTCTCCGGAAATGTTCGACAAGATTCGTGATGGCCTTTTCAGCAACATGGCGCCATTCGATGTTTGTGTATCCATCGTAATGCCCGACATCGAAACGTTTGTGCGATTCAAGACCGATCCGTTCTTCCAGGTGGATGTGGAGCCAGACCATGGAAAGTTTGCCGACTTACGACGATCTCAGATGTTTGTTGGATGGTTCACACCTCTCATCAAGGACGGAAAAGTGGTGGTGCCACTCTTGGGCACTTGA
- a CDS encoding uncharacterized protein (COG:U~EggNog:ENOG503NUAW~TransMembrane:14 (i49-68o90-108i120-138o144-166i178-199o205-228i248-271o277-298i318-339o359-376i388-407o413-429i450-470o522-541i)~antiSMASH:Cluster_10.2~SMCOG1005:Drug resistance transporter~SMCOG1005: EmrB/QacA): MVQKEASKLEDTQSPSSHDGEAGGEKGGDVSKAKTSPAAVEDATQYPSVLAANLLMVAICIAIFLVSLDRTVVATAVPRITDEFHSFGDIGWYAGAYALSGCAMQLPIGRFYSFYSPKMVYSVLLFIFIIGSAIGAGAPNSAAIIVGRAIQGVGCAGVFSGSIILLMGSIPLQKRPMYVGAAMATMSISSIIGPLIGGALTDGPGWRWCFIINIPLGMATIVVVYLTVKHIPGKEQASKTFVEKLKHLDPLGASVLIPSVICLVLALQWGGAEYAWASWRIILLLVFAGVLGIAFVVVQAKMPETATVAPKVIRQRSVLSCLLYSTCSGGAMMVVVYWIPIWFQAIKGATPVKSGEMTIPLLLSQSLSSIMAGFLVSKVVGYAPPFMLAASVIMSIGTGLLTTLKITSGHPEWIGYQVLFGFGLGFGMQQSSNAVQAILSKEDFNSAISLFFFGMQLGGSVCVCIGQNVLNQKLIGSLKDAGIAGLDPYAVLHTGATQLGKLVHNEADLEKLQFAYNKSLTSVFYVAVAVAVASIFGGLFVEWKSIKGSDRNPFED, translated from the exons ATGGTCCAGAAAGAGGCCAGCAAGCTGGAGGACACACAGAGCCCCTCCAGCCACGATGGAGAAGCCGGAGGCGAGAAGGGCGGCGATGTCAGCAAGGCCAAGACCAGCCCGGCCGCGGTCGAGGACGCGACCCAGTATCCTAGTGTACTGGCCGCCAACCTGTTGATGGTGGCCATATGCATTGCCATCTTCCTAGTCTCTCTC GACCGAACTGTGGTCGCGACAGCTGTTCCACGCATCACCGACGAGTTCCATTCCTTCGGCGACATAGGCTGGTATGCCGGTGCTTACGCCCTCTCCGGCTGCGCCATGCAGCTGCCAATCGGCCGGTTCTACAGCTTCTATTCGCCCAAGATGGTTTACTCGGTGCTTCTTTTCATCTTCATTATTGGATCCGCCATAGGAGCCGGGGCGCCAAACTCGGCTGCCATCATTGTCGGGCGCGCAATCCAGGGTGTCGGCTGCGCCGGCGTATTCTCCGGGTCCATTATCCTGCTCATGGGTAGTATCCCTCTTCAGAAGCGTCCGATGTATGTGGGGGCCGCCATGGCAACCATGAGCATTTCTTCCATCATTGGCCCCCTGATCGGCGGTGCATTGACAGACGGCCCTGGATGGCGCTGGTGCTTTATCATCAACATACCTTTGGGGATGGCTACCATTGTTGTCGTGTACCTGACCGTCAAGCACATCCCGGGCAAGGAGCAGGCGTCCAAGACATTCGTGGAGAAGCTGAAGCACCTGGATCCTCTCGGCGCGTCCGTGCTCATCCCCAGCGTTATCTGCCTCGTCTTGGCCCTGCAGTGGGGAGGCGCAGAGTATGCCTGGGCCAGTTGGCGCATCATACTCCTCCTGGTAttcgccggcgtcctcggaATTGCCTTTGTCGTCGTGCAAGCAAAGATGCCTGAAACGGCGACAGTCGCCCCCAAGGTCATCCGTCAGCGCTCGGTCCTATCGTGTCTCCTTTACTCGACGTGCAGTGGTGGCGCCATGATGGTTGTGGTGTACTGGATCCCCATTTGGTTCCAGGCCATCAAAGGTGCCACGCCCGTTAAGTCGGGCGAGATGACTATCCCGCTCCTTCTCTCTCAGTCCCTATCATCCATCATGGCTGGGTTCCTCGTGTCCAAAGTTGTTGGATACGCGCCACCATTCATGCTCGCCGCGTCGGTTATCATGTCTATCGGTACTGGTCTTCTCACGACGCTAAAGATCACCTCGGGTCATCCGGAGTGGATAGGGTACCAGGTACTTTTTGGCTTCGGGTTGGGCTTCGGAATGCAGCAGTCGTCCAATGCTGTTCAGGCTATACTCAGCAAGGAAGACTTCAACTCAGCAATATCACTCTTCTTTTTTGGCAtgcagctcggcggctcCGTTTGTGTCTGTATTGGACAAAACGTGCTCAACCAGAAGCTAATAGGGTCACTGAAGGATGCAGGAATCGCAGGGCTGGACCCGTACGCCGTACTCCATACAGGCGCGACTCAACTTGGAAAGCTTGTGCACAACGAGGCAGACCTTGAGAAGTTGCAGTTTGCGTACAACAAGTCGCTCACATCGGTTTTCTATGTCGCGGTTGCGGTAGCGGTGGCATCTATTTTTGGCGGTCTGTTTGTGGAGTGGAAAAGCATCAAGGGTTCGGATCGCAACCCCTTCGAGGATTAA
- a CDS encoding Type I Iterative PKS (antiSMASH:Cluster_10.2~EggNog:ENOG503NWH8~COG:I~SMCOG1093:Beta-ketoacyl synthase) → MDETQRLCIIVFGDQAAPFHSELGSLISRKDNHVVAAFLAEAYRILRGEIGQLPLKDLAEYPRPESTCVVGSCIGLLAAAAISCSHNVVELLTIGPEIVRLAFKIGLLVETRTSSLISSPPQRSTSYSMVLGGVNKETALELVSKYCEENHLPNLARIYVSAVGHDSVTISGPEEQLQRFCSKPSGFRSAKVPVRGLFHSPLLYTTRETDTEVERLADHVKARVPRLTVLANSNGQPFTSTSCESLLKAAVWEIVSKQLRWDLITESAASVLSNADASEAAVLPFASGSVGSLVAALSRKGDKAVQLVNTTASGVPESKRSKIAIIGFSGRYPESDNNDEFWDLLFAGLDVVKDIPKSRFDPWLYYDPTGKKKNTSGVTKGCFVKTPWLFDARFFGLSPREAEQADPAQRLAMMTAYEAMEMAGFVPDATPSSRRDRVGVFYGTASDDYRECNSGQDIDTYFVPGGSRAFLPARINYQWRFSGPSFDVDTACSSSLAAIHLACTSLWQRDCDTAIAGGTNILTNPDNWAGLDRAHFLSRTGNCNTFDDGADGYCRSEAVATVILKRLEDAELDGDPIFGTILGAYTNHSAEAISMTRPHSGAQRAIFNRIMTGAGVDSNDVTYVEMHGTGTQAGDACEMDSVLSVFNPEPGVRRPQSLHLGSTKANIGHAESASGVSSLIKVLMMMQKDVIPPHVGIKTRINRNFPTDLTQRNVHIALKPTSWPRPADKIFGRRAFVNNFGAAGGNSSVLIEDAPLKPALMNDARPLHMVAVSSKTQTALKNNIRALREYLDAHRQTALSSLSYTTTARRMHHGFRAMVSGASIDDVCRGLEAAETKEGYLSTAAANPATAFCFTGQGSQYLTMGHQLFDIPQFRSIITGLDDILRLQGFQSIMPILDGTCVTPMEDLSPVVLQLSITCLQMALGKWWKILGIVPTAVVGHSLGEYAALNTAGVLSDADTIHIVGTRAVLLEKHCAMGTHSMLAIKASLAQVHSFIESATGLEVACINGPSETVVAGTIDSIGALSDALSKHSIKGTLLKVQFAFHSAQVDGMLDSYRQACESVTFEDPIIPILSSSTGKVMTKSSDFGSPAEYLASHCRQTVKFSETILQGSQEGIISEKTIWIEVGPHPICSNMVKNTLGPKVRAVPSLRRGESAWQVMVATLTSLYEYGLSINWSEYHSGFKNSVSVIGLPAYQWELKEFWIPYRNDWCLTKGDAPSVPLALPPAIEEPGKIFTASVQHITEEKSSSTVSSITARSNVKYPDLLAILNGHRINGRPMCPSSAYADMALTLFSRLLDRSSLPDKTELCVGVCNMAAEKTLLLTDDPVQLIELKAVADWSSKTATFSLSSITAQGKATATNARCTGTFTNRAHGVKELKRRDFLVKSRIEQLQQAVHGDDESVHLLKPGLFYKLFTSIVEYDSPFRGIREVIMNSSGLECTAKVKFNTSPGEGDKWKCPPYWIESLGQITGFSLNGNDALDCQNFVYINHGWSSVRFLKELSPTETYRTYIKMETEDGISYAGDLYFFDSSMEIAGIYEGVVFSSLNRKMFEKIVPRPGAPVKAPKADEKVMRDPTRVIEEAPRVEHATTMPAPSPDEAKAPVADDVPARIRALLADEVGVSLSELKDDDDLVTLGVDSLLALTISDRIQEELDATIDSTAFLESITVQEVIERITGISTPSIDESSVPTTPPSSSGILDGPDDADTSPMSSADESDIVKVIQEKPVGPAIKATSVLLQGYPTTAVKNLWLVADGSGLATSYLNLPDVDIRHIAVYGLSSPFVKRTDGMSQYSFADLVDAYIAEIRRRQPHGPYYLGGWSAGGTCAFLAAQRLVDAGETVERLILIDSPNPIGLEKLPFRLFDDFNRLGVFGTSGRSPPEWLKHHFEGFNTMLHAYEPVPFQANSAGQRQLKTWVVWATDGVAADGSVEILPSDPPNVPWLLRSRPESVLGPNGWDQLVGRENMTIEKLQGAHHFNMLNEPSAKGVSEFLARAMA, encoded by the exons ATGGACGAGACACAGCGGCTCTGCATCATAGTATTTGGAGACCAGGCGGCCCCTTTTCACTCCGAGCTAGGGTCTCTCATATCACGCAAAGACAATCATGTTGTCGCCGCCTTCCTTGCCGAAGCATACCGTATCCTGAGAGGAGAAATAGGGCAGCTGCCCCTAA AGGACCTCGCCGAGTACCCCAGGCCGGAATCTACCTGCGTCGTGGGAAGCTGCATCGggcttcttgccgctgccgccatcaGTTGTTCCCACAACGTTGTTGAGCTCCTCACAATAGGTCCCGAGATTGTACGACTCGCTTTCAAGATTGGACTCCTGGTCGAGACCAGGACATCGTCTTTGATCTCGTCTCCCCCGCAACGATCAACGTCATATTCCATGGTGTTGGGAGGTGTGAACAAAGAGACTGCACTTGAGCTTGTTAGCAAATACTGCGAAGAGAACCATCTGCCGAATTTGGCTAGGATTTATGTGAGTGCGGTCGGCCATGACAGTGTCACGATTTCTGGTCCAGAGGAGCAATTGCAGCGTTTCTGTTCCAAGCCCTCAGGTTTCCGGTCCGCAAAGGTACCAGTGCGCGGTCTGTTTCATTCTCCGCTACTTTACACAACCCGCGAGACAGATACGGAGGTTGAAAGGCTAGCCGACCACGTCAAAGCTCGGGTTCCGCGACTCACGGTGCTCGCCAACTCGAATGGCCAGCCGTTCACAAGCACATCATGCGAGAGTCTCCTCAAGGCTGCAGTCTGGGAAATCGTTTCCAAGCAGCTACGATGGGATCTCATCACGGAGAGCGCGGCCTCCGTTCTGTCAAATGCCGATGCCTCGGAAGCTGCCGTTCTGCCGTTTGCTTCGGGCAGTGTCGGTAGCCTTGTGGCGGCTCTGAGCCGCAAAGGTGACAAAGCTGTGCAGCTCGTCAACACCACAGCCTCAGGCGTTCCAGAATCCAAGCGATCAAAAATCGCCATCATAGGGTTTTCTGGTCGGTATCCAGAATcggacaacaacgacgagTTTTGGGACCTGCTGTTCGCTGGCCTTGACGTGGTCAAGGACATCCCCAAGTCTCGTTTCGATCCCTGGCTTTACTACGATCCCACTGGCAAAAAGAAGAATACAAGTGGCGTCACGAAGGGGTGCTTCGTGAAGACACCTTGGCTATTTGATGCGCGCTTCTTCGGCCTCTCGCCAAGAGAAGCAGAGCAGGCGGATCCTGCACAGCGTCTCGCCATGATGACAGCGTACGAAGCCATGGAAATGGCAGGGTTCGTCCCAGACGCCACGCCATCGTCACGACGAGACCGAGTGGGTGTCTTCTATGGCACTGCTAGTGATGACTACCGCGAATGCAACAGCGGACAAGACATTGACACGTACTTTGTTCCTGGAGGAAGCCGCGCTTTCCTGCCTGCTCGCATCAACTACCAGTGGCGCTTCAGCGGCCCCAGCTTTGATGTTGACACGGCCTGCTCATCGAGCCTTGCGGCCATTCATCTGGCATGCACAAGTCTCTGGCAGCGTGACTGTGATACAGCCATCGCCGGAGGCACGAACATCCTGACCAATCCTGACAActgggccgggctggacAGAGCGCATTTCCTCTCGCGCACGGGCAACTGCAATACCTTTGATGATGGTGCCGACGGATATTGTCGATCAGAAGCCGTCGCTACTGTCATCCTGAAGCGCCTCGAAGACGCCGAGTTGGACGGCGACCCAATCTTTGGCACCATCCTTGGCGCGTACACGAATCACTCCGCCGAGGCCATATCCATGACGAGACCGCATTCCGGGGCCCAGCGTGCCATCTTTAACAGAATTATGACAGGCGCTGGGGTCGACAGCAATGACGTGACCTACGTCGAAATGCATGGCACGGGGACCCAGGCAGGCGACGCCTGCGAGATGGACTCCGTGCTGAGCGTCTTCAACCCCGAGCCGGGCGTGCGACGACCGCAGTCTCTGCATCTTGGCTCTACAAAGGCAAATATCGGCCACGCAGAATCTGCCTCCGGTGTCTCTTCCTTGATCAAGgtcttgatgatgatgcagaAAGACGTCATTCCTCCACACGTGGGCATCAAAACGCGCATCAACAGGAACTTCCCAACGGACTTGACGCAGCGCAATGTCCACATTGCTCTCAAGCCGACATCTTGGCCCAGACCGGCAGACAAGATTTTTGGGAGAAGGGCTTTTGTGAACAACTTCGGTGCCGCCGGTGGAAACTCGTCGGTTCTCATCGAGGATGCACCGCTAAAACCCGCTTTGATGAACGATGCGCGACCACTGCACATGGTTGCGGTGTCCTCCAAGACCCAAACAGCTCTGAAGAACAATATCCGCGCTTTGCGAGAATATCTGGATGCTCATCGCCAGACAGCGTTGTCATCGCTCTCTTACACTACGACGGCGAGACGCATGCACCACGGCTTCAGAGCCATGGTTTCCGGAGCAAGCATCGACGATGTTTGCCGGGGTCTCGAGGCAGCGGAAACAAAAGAAGGCTATCTCTCTACCGCCGCGGCTAATCCGGCCACTGCATTTTGTTTCACCGGCCAAGGGTCACAGTACCTGACCATGGGCCACCAGCTGTTCGACATTCCGCAATTCCGATCCATCATCACAGGTCTGGACGATATCCTGCGCCTCCAGGGCTTTCAGTCTATCATGCCAATCTTGGACGGAACTTGTGTGACTCCTATGGAAGATCTCTCCCCAGTTGTGCTCCAATTGTCCATAACGTGCCTTCAGATGGCGCTCGGCAAGTGGTGGAAGATACTTGGCATCGTCCCGACAGCTGTTGTCGGCCACAGCCTCGGCGAGTACGCCGCTTTGAACACTGCCGGAGTTCTTTCCGACGCGGACACGATACACATTGTCGGTACCCGGGCGGTCCTTCTCGAGAAGCATTGCGCGATGGGAACACATTCCATGCTCGCGATCAAGGCCTCACTTGCGCAAGTTCACTCTTTCATCGAGTCAGCCACCGGGTTGGAGGTTGCCTGCATTAATGGGCCGTCCGAGACCGTTGTAGCCGGTACTATCGATAGCATCGGCGCGCTTTCTGATGCCCTATCCAAGCACAGCATCAAAGGAACTCTCCTTAAGGTGCAATTTGCCTTCCACTCGGCGCAAGTGGACGGGATGCTCGACTCGTACCGCCAGGCGTGCGAATCCGTTACCTTCGAGGACCCCATCATTCCCATCCTGTCATCGTCAACAGGCAAGGTCATGACGAAGTCTTCCGACTTTGGCTCTCCAGCAGAGTATTTGGCGAGCCATTGCAGGCAGACAGTCAAGTTTTCTGAAACTATACTGCAAGGCAGCCAGGAAGGAATCATCTCGGAAAAGACGATCTGGATCGAGGTCGGTCCCCACCCAATCTGCTCCAACATGGTGAAAAACACGCTTGGACCCAAGGTTCGAGCTGTCCCGAGCTTGCGACGCGGCGAGAGTGCCTGGCAAGTGATGGTTGCAACACTCACGTCGTTGTATGAGTACGGCCTGTCGATCAACTGGAGCGAGTATCACAGCGGGTTCAAGAactccgtctccgtcattGGTCTTCCCGCGTATCAGTGGGAACTGAAAGAGTTTTGGATTCCGTACAGGAACGACTGGTGCTTGACCAAGGGAGATGCCCCGAGCGTGCCACTTGCGCTGCCCCCGGCAATCGAAGAACCCGGGAAGATATTCACAGCATCCGTTCAGCACATCACCGAGGAGAAGAGCTCGTCCACCGTTTCATCTATTACGGCCCGCTCAAATGTCAAATACCCTGATTTACTGGCGATCCTCAATGGGCATAGAATCAACGGTCGGCCCATGTGCCCGTCTTCCGCGTACGCCGACATGGCGCTGACGCTCTTCTCTCGGCTTCTTGACAGATCTAGTCTGCCTGACAAGACCGAACTTTGCGTGGGCGTCTGCAACATGGCGGCAGAAAAGACGCTTCTTTTAACCGATGACCCCGTTCAGCTCATTGAACTCAAGGCTGTTGCCGACTGGTCAAGCAAGACGGCCACCTTTTCGCTTTCTAGCATCACCGCCCAGGGCAAGGCCACTGCTACCAATGCCAGGTGCACTGGTACGTTCACCAACAGGGCTCATGGGGTAAAGGAGTTGAAGCGACGCGACTTCCTCGTCAAGTCGAGAATAGAGCAGTTGCAGCAGGCTGTACACGGTGACGATGAGTCCGTTCATCTTCTCAAACCGGGGCTGTTTTACAAGCTCTTTACCTCGATTGTCGAATACGACAGCCCGTTCAGAGGCATACGCGAGGTCATCATGAACTCCTCAGGACTCGAATGCACAGCCAAGGTCAAGTTCAACACGTCGCCTGGGGAGGGTGACAAGTGGAAGTGCCCGCCGTATTGGATCGAGAGCTTGGGACAGATCACTGGTTTCTCCCTGAACGGAAACGATGCGCTTGACTGCCAGAACTTTGTCTACATCAACCACGGCTGGAGTAGCGTCCGGTTCCTGAAGGAGCTGTCACCGACCGAGACGTACAGAACATACATCAAGATGGAGACTGAGGATGGCATTTCGTATGCCGGAGACTTGTACTTTTTCGACTCCAGCATGGAGATTGCCGGCATCTACGAGGGGGTTGTGTTCAGTTCTCTCAATCGAAAGATGTTTGAGAAGATTGTTCCTCGCCCCGGAGCACCAGTAAAGGCTCCAAAGGCAGACGAGAAGGTTATGCGGGACCCTACCCGTGTCATCGAAGAAGCTCCGCGAGTCGAGCATGCGaccacgatgccggcgccgagcccaGATGAGGCAAAGGCCCCAGTGGCGGACGATGTGCCTGCGAGGATCAGAGCATTGCTTGCTGATGAGGTCGGAGTGTCCCTTAGCGAGCTCAaggatgatgacgacctTGTCACGCTTGGTGTCGACTCCTTGTTGGCACTGACGATATCGGATCGCATCCAGGAAGAACTGGATGCCACCATCGACTCTACCGCGTTTCTTGAGAGTATTACTGTTCAAGAGGTGATTGAACGCATCACAGGGAtatcgacgccgtccattGACGAATCCTCCGTGCCAACTACTCCTCCATCAAGCAGTGGCATACTAGACGGCCCCGATGATGCGGACACTTCGCCAATGTCAAGCGCTGACGAGA GCGACATTGTCAAAGTCATTCAGGAGAAGCCCGTCGGCCCTGCAATCAAAGCGACATCGGTGCTACTGCAAGGCTATCCCACCACTGCCGTCAAGAACCTCTGGCTCGTTGCTGACGGCTCCGGCCTTGCAACGTCGTATCTGAACCTCCCCGACGTTGATATACGGCACATTGCCGTTTATGGCCTGAGCAGCCCCTTTGTCAAGCGCACCGATGGCATGTCGCAGTACTCGTTCGCCGACCTCGTTGATGCGTACATTGCAGAgattcgtcgtcgacagccgCACGGCCCATACTACCTCGGCGGATGGTCTGCGGGTGGTACTTGTGCCTTTTTGGCCGCTCAACGCCTGGTGGATGCCGGCGAGACAGTCGAAAGGCTGATCCTCATCGACAGCCCGAACCCCATAGGGCTGGAAAAGCTGCCATTCAGACTCTTCGACGACTTTAACAGGCTAGGCGTGTTTGGCACGTCCGGGCGCAGCCCGCCAGAGTGGCTGAAGCACCACTTTGAGGGTTTCAACACCATGCTGCACGCTTACGAGCCGGTGCCTTTCCAAGCAAACAGCGCGGGCCAAAGACAACTCAAGACATGGGTGGTTTGGGCTACTGACGGCGTGGCCGCAGATGGGTCGGTTGAGATTCTCCCCAGTGACCCGCCGAATGTGCCGTGGCTGCTGAGGAGTAGGCCTGAGTCGGTGCTCGGGCCGAACGGCTGGGACCAACTCGTCGGTCGTGAGAACATGACGATTGAGAAGCTTCAGGGCGCTCATCACTTCAATATGCTGAACGAACCGTCGGCCAAGGGGGTCAGTGAGTTTCttgcgagggcgatggcTTGA